A portion of the Polaribacter cellanae genome contains these proteins:
- a CDS encoding SCO family protein, protein MSFKIGFKLIFIFFILMFFSCENSSKKVPIISNTFNIHKAEIDAFQFRNQFNEAFDFYSLKGNVHLVNFFFTTCKTICPMMEIPLNDLAENNADVKFISFTIDPENDTIPVLKEYYDRTKSTNRIFLRGTQKELSKIATYYLSSISNKDNEILYHTSYVILLDKKMQIRGLYNSLDKDDLTFLKEDILILLKE, encoded by the coding sequence ATGAGCTTTAAAATCGGCTTTAAATTAATTTTTATATTTTTTATTTTGATGTTTTTTTCTTGTGAAAATTCTTCGAAAAAAGTTCCTATAATTAGTAATACATTCAATATTCATAAAGCCGAAATCGATGCTTTTCAGTTTAGAAATCAATTTAATGAAGCCTTTGATTTTTATTCTCTAAAGGGAAATGTGCATCTGGTAAACTTTTTCTTTACAACCTGTAAAACAATTTGCCCAATGATGGAAATTCCTTTAAATGATTTGGCTGAAAACAATGCTGATGTAAAATTTATCTCTTTCACCATTGACCCTGAGAATGATACGATTCCTGTTTTAAAAGAATATTACGACCGTACAAAAAGTACAAATAGAATATTTTTAAGAGGTACACAAAAAGAACTTTCAAAAATAGCAACATATTATTTAAGTTCTATTAGCAATAAAGATAATGAAATTTTATATCACACCAGTTATGTAATTTTATTGGACAAAAAAATGCAAATTAGGGGACTGTATAATTCTTTAGATAAAGACGATTTGACTTTTTTAAAGGAAGATATTCTTATTCTCTTAAAAGAGTAA